A single Paenibacillus sp. FSL R5-0517 DNA region contains:
- a CDS encoding sigma-70 family RNA polymerase sigma factor: MTESMEDSRLMRQIAERDSSALELLYDRYERAVYSFAYRIVGDPMTAEETVQELFMRVWNNAERYDASQGKLTTWMFAITRNIAVDMLRRRSKGAAATSVEHETLAAYADEHTNTEEEVQRKWEGTRIKEALSQLNGDQQQVIESIYYAGLTQQEVSSRFGIPLGTVKSRVRLAMRQLQKLLADAELHPDAGREGIHP, translated from the coding sequence ATGACTGAATCGATGGAGGACAGCAGGTTAATGCGACAGATTGCGGAACGTGATTCCTCCGCACTGGAGCTTTTATATGACCGTTATGAGCGAGCGGTGTATTCTTTTGCCTATCGGATCGTTGGCGATCCCATGACGGCCGAAGAGACCGTTCAGGAACTTTTTATGCGGGTCTGGAATAATGCTGAACGATACGATGCCTCACAGGGGAAGCTGACCACATGGATGTTTGCGATTACGCGCAACATAGCAGTGGACATGCTGAGGCGGAGATCGAAAGGGGCAGCGGCTACTTCAGTTGAACACGAGACACTGGCGGCCTATGCCGATGAGCATACGAATACGGAAGAAGAAGTGCAGCGTAAATGGGAAGGCACTCGGATTAAAGAGGCGTTGTCCCAACTGAATGGTGATCAGCAGCAAGTTATAGAATCGATTTATTATGCGGGATTAACCCAGCAGGAAGTATCCAGCCGATTCGGGATTCCGCTGGGTACAGTAAAGAGCCGTGTCAGGCTTGCCATGCGACAGCTCCAAAAGTTGCTGGCCGATGCTGAATTGCATCCGGACGCGGGAAGGGAGGGCATACATCCATGA
- a CDS encoding anti-sigma factor encodes MRARVLGNVLGHVQESAEVKPAAAPAEPEAPVVLQEDLAPQHERAAQPGPGLPPVTAVPAARGEEAAQAQPWQPQGHARARSSRAWRVASAGLAAAALVLGVYAAQLQSQIDSLTQQAAGSSATQEQLVQVQAQNAQLQEQLASALEPAQGMQTGEAVKLNPATQDIVAQGLATIVIDSKGTHLVVQAENLPNLEGNEAFQVWLIKGDTPQNAGTFLSRDGTGAVYYTLDSANDYDTVAITLEPDAMGEEPRGTMILAAKIKG; translated from the coding sequence ATGCGAGCACGCGTGCTGGGCAACGTGCTCGGACATGTGCAGGAGAGCGCCGAGGTGAAGCCGGCGGCTGCTCCTGCAGAACCTGAAGCACCCGTGGTGCTTCAGGAGGATCTTGCGCCGCAGCACGAACGTGCGGCGCAGCCCGGGCCAGGCCTGCCGCCGGTAACGGCGGTGCCTGCGGCCCGGGGAGAAGAGGCTGCCCAGGCACAGCCATGGCAGCCTCAAGGGCACGCGCGTGCGCGCAGCAGCCGCGCCTGGCGCGTGGCCAGCGCCGGCCTTGCGGCAGCGGCGCTGGTGCTTGGCGTGTACGCGGCGCAGCTGCAGAGCCAGATCGACTCGCTGACGCAGCAAGCGGCGGGCTCGTCGGCTACACAAGAGCAATTGGTGCAGGTACAGGCGCAGAATGCGCAGCTGCAAGAGCAGCTGGCATCAGCGCTGGAACCTGCACAGGGCATGCAGACTGGCGAGGCAGTGAAGCTGAATCCTGCAACGCAGGATATTGTAGCTCAGGGTCTCGCAACCATCGTAATTGACAGCAAAGGCACTCACTTGGTTGTGCAGGCTGAGAACCTGCCGAATCTGGAAGGCAATGAGGCATTTCAGGTGTGGTTGATCAAGGGAGATACGCCTCAGAATGCGGGGACGTTCCTTAGTCGTGATGGGACGGGTGCGGTATACTACACACTGGATTCGGCCAACGACTATGACACGGTCGCGATCACGCTAGAACCGGATGCCATGGGGGAGGAACCAAGGGGTACGATGATTCTGGCTGCCAAGATCAAAGGATAA
- a CDS encoding HD domain-containing phosphohydrolase: MEAYRSFIFRLIRNYLIGSLAAVFVVGTVVMVSTLQIPDIQFVRLIGIVLISILFMLVAELITLWVQLGPIRQFFTSEHHERDELNHMYEKIHRFPGQTIYRIMGPHMLGFSIPAAGLTIWMISTGWLEFPYVYIVVAAACAFLIAIMHALIEYYLTVRAIRPLLLEVRHRGKIQYGMEPSLGGRILVSIQRKFQLSTSLIGLFPLFLFFLATSIRLQYMDREFAREYILWGIVIVVLGAGFALVGSWLLIRDVRDPVAELTQEMNRIQEGDLGRRAPDLYADEFSALISGFNMMINRLEMRQERNRQLLQSYFSMLAAALDARDKYTAGHSMRVAEYSLMIGKLSGMNEEQADLLYKSALLHDIGKIGIPDEVLLKDGKLSDEEFAIIRTHPVQGESILLQIEPIDAMADFLPGVRSHHERYDGKGYPDGMAGEDIPLFGRIIAVADAFDAMTSDRPYRNGMSHEKALTILEEGKGTQWDPYFAGLFIDEWRRQQHLQKPSK, from the coding sequence TTGGAAGCATACCGTTCATTTATCTTTCGCCTGATACGCAATTATCTGATCGGTTCACTGGCAGCTGTTTTTGTTGTTGGTACAGTGGTTATGGTATCTACATTACAAATACCCGATATTCAATTTGTTCGACTCATCGGCATTGTACTGATTTCAATTTTGTTCATGCTGGTTGCAGAGTTAATTACGCTGTGGGTGCAGCTTGGACCCATAAGACAATTTTTCACTTCCGAGCATCACGAGCGAGACGAATTGAACCATATGTACGAGAAAATTCATCGTTTCCCGGGACAGACCATATATCGAATTATGGGTCCTCACATGCTTGGTTTTTCGATTCCGGCAGCGGGGTTAACCATATGGATGATATCCACGGGGTGGCTTGAGTTCCCGTACGTGTACATAGTAGTGGCTGCCGCATGTGCATTTTTGATTGCCATCATGCATGCGCTCATTGAGTATTACCTGACGGTGAGGGCGATAAGACCCTTGTTACTTGAGGTCCGTCATCGAGGCAAAATCCAATACGGGATGGAGCCTTCACTGGGAGGACGTATCCTGGTATCGATCCAGCGTAAATTTCAGCTAAGTACATCACTCATCGGATTGTTCCCGTTATTTTTATTTTTCCTCGCTACCTCAATCCGGCTTCAGTATATGGACAGAGAATTTGCGAGAGAGTACATTCTGTGGGGGATTGTCATCGTTGTGCTTGGTGCTGGATTTGCACTGGTGGGAAGCTGGCTGTTGATTCGGGATGTTCGTGATCCGGTTGCTGAATTGACACAGGAGATGAATCGAATTCAGGAGGGAGACCTCGGTAGAAGAGCTCCTGATCTGTATGCGGATGAATTTTCTGCACTGATCTCCGGCTTTAATATGATGATTAATCGGCTTGAGATGAGGCAGGAACGCAATCGACAGTTGTTGCAAAGTTATTTTTCGATGCTGGCAGCGGCTTTGGACGCTCGAGATAAGTACACCGCAGGGCATTCCATGCGGGTGGCCGAGTATTCACTGATGATTGGCAAGCTGAGCGGAATGAATGAGGAACAGGCGGATTTATTGTACAAATCAGCTCTACTCCATGATATCGGGAAAATCGGCATACCGGACGAGGTACTGCTGAAGGATGGAAAACTGAGCGATGAAGAATTCGCGATTATTCGCACACATCCCGTGCAGGGAGAGAGCATTCTGTTACAGATAGAGCCTATTGATGCCATGGCGGACTTTCTGCCGGGTGTACGGTCTCACCATGAGAGATATGATGGCAAAGGATACCCGGATGGGATGGCTGGTGAAGATATTCCCCTTTTTGGCCGCATCATAGCAGTAGCGGATGCTTTTGATGCCATGACGTCGGATCGACCTTATCGGAACGGGATGAGTCACGAGAAAGCGCTAACGATTTTGGAAGAAGGAAAAGGGACCCAATGGGACCCCTATTTTGCAGGTTTGTTTATTGATGAATGGAGACGACAACAGCATCTTCAGAAACCATCGAAGTGA
- a CDS encoding phosphatase PAP2 family protein, with protein MQLLKSKSYWLSLSLMLSLAVMGLFYDILNSPERGFVILNSSLDQIIPYVPAMSIPYLGWYPFVFGVLAYLCAKDRLTYYRVLLSMNICVWICYLIYFNFQTMVPRPELTGTGLGVSILGWLYSQDRPFNCFPSIHSLHSYLVMRAVLSVPSIRKPIKLLVAAGAATIIVSTLMIKQHVIYDALGAIILGECVLTIITGLALHRRRRKESKWTEGIN; from the coding sequence GTGCAATTGTTAAAAAGTAAATCCTATTGGCTGTCATTAAGTTTGATGTTGTCATTGGCTGTCATGGGGCTATTCTATGATATTCTTAATAGTCCGGAACGCGGGTTCGTTATACTTAATTCCTCGCTTGACCAGATCATTCCCTATGTACCCGCCATGTCCATTCCATATTTGGGCTGGTACCCATTTGTATTCGGTGTGCTCGCCTACCTGTGTGCCAAGGATCGTCTGACGTATTATCGCGTCTTGTTATCCATGAATATCTGTGTCTGGATCTGTTATCTCATCTACTTCAACTTTCAGACCATGGTACCGCGCCCGGAACTGACGGGTACAGGCCTGGGCGTATCTATTCTCGGATGGCTCTACAGCCAGGACCGCCCGTTTAATTGTTTTCCAAGTATTCATTCGCTGCACTCTTATCTGGTTATGCGTGCCGTTCTCTCGGTTCCAAGCATTCGCAAACCCATTAAGCTGTTGGTGGCTGCAGGAGCAGCGACCATTATCGTATCCACGCTTATGATCAAGCAACATGTGATCTATGACGCCTTGGGTGCCATCATACTCGGTGAATGTGTTCTCACCATCATAACCGGCCTCGCTCTACACCGGAGACGCAGAAAAGAATCGAAGTGGACAGAGGGGATCAACTGA
- a CDS encoding ATP-binding protein yields MQFLKMFVLNMGMLITIAYLASVFYKYIVIRASSRMKQIGSVLVLVFAGWISTVFGFQLTDEVVFDLRYVPIIVAVLTYRQPYSVIIVGVGIGLSRLTFGITDATVAAVINMTLLGVICAGLNIWMRRSDFRLITKGILVVIIVNVVNSVGIAIFGVIPATYFFSHIMPYTLPAGILLSLMFAFILRDFQNEQNRILLIQSTNRLLSVQKEELQKAQIVLEDRAKQLMIASQYKSEFLANMSHELRTPLNSVINFAQMISENADTMDPEDIVRFATMIDQSGQELLTLINDILDLSKVEAGRLDIVLEDISVAQLTEDAMSHFQLVAEKKGIQLQMDKKPGLPDTLWSDPQRVQQILRNLMSNAIKFTHRGKVTLTVSTKQRKNAGIQNGWLVFSVQDTGIGISEDKHHSIFEAFQQADGSISRKFGGTGLGLSISRDLARLLGGSIELESVEGKGSTFHLYLPLNREKMS; encoded by the coding sequence ATGCAATTTTTGAAAATGTTCGTATTGAATATGGGGATGCTTATAACGATTGCCTATCTTGCCAGTGTGTTCTATAAATATATCGTCATACGTGCTTCTTCCCGAATGAAACAGATCGGTTCAGTGCTTGTCCTTGTTTTTGCAGGCTGGATCAGTACGGTTTTTGGATTTCAACTCACGGATGAAGTGGTATTTGACCTTCGTTATGTTCCTATAATTGTTGCCGTTCTAACGTACAGACAACCCTATAGTGTAATTATTGTGGGTGTAGGGATAGGTTTATCCAGGTTAACGTTTGGTATCACGGATGCTACGGTGGCAGCGGTAATTAATATGACTTTACTCGGTGTAATATGTGCGGGTTTAAATATATGGATGAGACGCAGCGATTTCAGACTGATCACAAAAGGCATCCTTGTTGTAATTATCGTCAATGTGGTCAATAGTGTGGGCATCGCTATCTTTGGCGTCATCCCGGCTACATATTTTTTCTCTCATATTATGCCTTACACGCTTCCGGCAGGTATCTTGTTAAGCCTTATGTTTGCGTTTATATTACGTGATTTTCAGAATGAACAGAACCGGATTTTGCTTATCCAAAGTACGAACCGGCTATTATCTGTGCAAAAGGAAGAGCTACAGAAAGCCCAGATTGTACTGGAGGATCGAGCGAAACAATTGATGATCGCCTCACAGTACAAATCCGAATTTCTCGCCAATATGTCACATGAGTTGCGTACACCATTGAACAGTGTTATTAACTTTGCCCAGATGATCAGCGAGAACGCGGACACGATGGACCCCGAGGATATTGTACGTTTCGCCACCATGATCGACCAATCCGGACAGGAACTGCTCACACTCATTAACGATATTTTGGATCTGTCCAAAGTGGAAGCGGGGCGACTGGATATAGTACTGGAGGATATCAGTGTGGCACAACTTACCGAAGATGCCATGAGCCACTTCCAACTGGTTGCCGAGAAAAAGGGTATTCAGTTGCAGATGGATAAGAAGCCGGGACTGCCCGACACACTCTGGTCTGATCCCCAGCGGGTTCAACAGATTTTGCGGAATCTGATGTCGAATGCCATCAAGTTCACTCACCGAGGGAAGGTCACGCTGACTGTAAGTACCAAGCAGAGGAAGAATGCAGGTATTCAGAATGGGTGGCTCGTTTTCTCCGTTCAGGACACCGGTATTGGTATTTCTGAGGACAAGCATCATTCCATATTTGAAGCATTTCAGCAGGCTGACGGGTCGATTAGTCGGAAATTTGGCGGTACCGGACTTGGTCTCTCGATCAGTCGGGATTTGGCGAGATTACTTGGAGGTTCGATTGAACTTGAGAGCGTTGAAGGCAAGGGAAGCACCTTCCATCTCTATCTTCCGTTGAACCGTGAAAAAATGAGTTGA
- a CDS encoding MFS transporter translates to MLGGPFLTGFLLYLGAGSRHIGFVLAITTFVNIAQIGAAYWMQRIRSRKRMLLLFVGTHRILWSATGLIPFIFPKEWWVSVYIGVYTVAFISNTIGGMIWTSLIGDIVPAKVRGRYFGIRNTILNALGSVCLFAGGIVLDRYPGEIGFLILFIPVWICAIANTVIYFFYPDVPFERSTEKVFWRMFIKPFQDRSFLKATLFLAVWLLIQTLIVPLYSYVMLDLLNINYQTVSLITVVQTLVMMAGFYVWGNLNARFSNKTLLFWTLPVIALSCLSWGLMSFMPVLIALFLSHIFLGIGVGGFNQLAFNFTIGDTPKSERPMFVAVYSALTGVTSFLGPLLGGWLYEKMENWSDALAWISAYGFQVGVGVVMLILTFTLGRRVLLK, encoded by the coding sequence TTGCTGGGAGGCCCGTTCTTAACCGGGTTTCTGCTATACCTTGGGGCCGGGTCGAGACATATCGGTTTTGTGCTCGCCATTACGACCTTCGTAAACATTGCCCAGATCGGAGCAGCTTACTGGATGCAACGTATTCGCAGTCGCAAACGTATGCTGCTTTTATTTGTGGGCACACATCGTATCTTATGGAGTGCGACGGGACTGATCCCGTTTATCTTCCCCAAAGAGTGGTGGGTAAGCGTATATATTGGTGTGTATACGGTTGCTTTTATATCGAATACGATCGGCGGCATGATCTGGACTTCACTGATTGGCGACATCGTACCTGCCAAGGTGAGAGGGCGTTACTTCGGAATTCGAAATACGATTCTGAATGCTCTTGGAAGCGTATGCTTATTCGCAGGTGGTATTGTATTGGACCGTTACCCCGGAGAAATAGGCTTTCTGATCCTGTTTATTCCGGTTTGGATCTGCGCTATTGCCAATACAGTCATTTATTTCTTTTATCCGGATGTACCATTCGAGCGTTCGACCGAAAAGGTTTTCTGGCGGATGTTTATCAAGCCGTTCCAGGATCGTTCATTCCTGAAAGCAACGCTGTTTCTGGCTGTCTGGTTATTAATCCAGACCTTGATTGTTCCGCTTTATTCCTATGTTATGCTCGATCTATTAAACATTAATTATCAGACTGTATCCCTGATCACGGTGGTCCAGACGCTGGTTATGATGGCAGGTTTCTATGTCTGGGGCAATCTCAATGCCAGGTTTAGCAACAAAACCCTCCTATTTTGGACATTACCGGTCATCGCACTCTCCTGTCTGTCTTGGGGATTAATGTCGTTCATGCCCGTATTGATTGCACTATTTCTATCTCATATCTTTCTTGGGATCGGGGTGGGTGGATTCAATCAGTTGGCATTTAACTTTACGATAGGAGACACCCCCAAAAGTGAAAGACCGATGTTTGTCGCCGTATATTCGGCTCTGACGGGAGTGACTTCATTTCTTGGGCCGCTGCTGGGTGGCTGGTTGTATGAGAAGATGGAGAACTGGTCCGACGCGCTGGCCTGGATCTCAGCCTATGGATTTCAGGTGGGGGTTGGTGTAGTCATGCTCATTCTTACGTTTACCCTTGGACGTCGCGTACTGTTAAAATAG
- a CDS encoding oxidoreductase produces the protein MVIGATGLVGELLVHHLLEHSAYSQVRVLVRRPLELQHPKLEQHVVNWEQLESQGELFDGINDLYCCLGTTIKKAGSQENFRQVDYHYPVRAAMLAKQHGVPQMLVISSMGASAGSRVFYSRTKGEMEDALSVIGFQSLHIFRPSLILGDRNEKRLGEQMAAHAMKLLDRWMKGRADKYRAVHAATIAQAMTNIALVQAIGNHVYPNDVIHVLGVDGDKNL, from the coding sequence ATGGTGATTGGAGCCACGGGACTTGTAGGCGAATTGCTGGTTCATCATCTGCTGGAGCACTCGGCATACAGTCAGGTTCGCGTTCTGGTTAGACGTCCGCTTGAGCTGCAACATCCCAAATTGGAACAGCATGTGGTGAATTGGGAACAGTTGGAGAGCCAAGGCGAATTATTCGATGGAATCAATGATCTGTACTGCTGTTTGGGTACAACGATCAAAAAAGCAGGCAGTCAGGAAAATTTCCGTCAGGTGGATTATCATTACCCTGTTCGTGCGGCTATGCTTGCGAAGCAACATGGGGTACCCCAGATGCTGGTGATCTCCTCCATGGGCGCGAGTGCAGGTTCCCGGGTCTTTTACAGTCGGACCAAAGGGGAGATGGAGGATGCATTGTCTGTTATCGGTTTTCAATCTTTGCATATCTTCCGTCCTTCCTTAATTCTGGGAGATCGAAATGAGAAGCGGTTAGGTGAACAGATGGCCGCTCATGCCATGAAGTTGCTGGATCGCTGGATGAAAGGCAGAGCAGACAAATACCGGGCAGTCCACGCCGCAACCATTGCACAGGCCATGACGAATATTGCACTGGTGCAAGCGATTGGAAATCATGTATACCCGAATGATGTCATTCATGTTCTTGGCGTGGACGGGGATAAGAACCTTTGA
- a CDS encoding RidA family protein — translation MKKPISTDQAPGAIGPYSQAVDAGDFIYTSGQLGLNPQTGEFGADVQEQTRLSLSNVKAILEAAGTSMDKIVKTTVFLKDMNDFVPVNEVYSTFFEQPYPARSAVEVARLPKDALVEIEVIALK, via the coding sequence ATGAAAAAACCAATCTCTACCGATCAGGCGCCAGGCGCCATTGGTCCATACAGTCAAGCCGTTGATGCAGGCGATTTCATCTACACGTCCGGACAGCTTGGCCTGAATCCCCAAACGGGAGAATTCGGTGCAGATGTACAGGAGCAGACACGTCTGTCCCTGAGCAATGTGAAGGCTATTCTTGAAGCAGCAGGCACAAGCATGGATAAAATCGTGAAAACGACGGTGTTCCTGAAGGACATGAATGACTTTGTTCCTGTGAATGAAGTGTACAGCACGTTCTTTGAACAGCCATATCCTGCACGCAGTGCAGTGGAAGTGGCACGTTTGCCAAAAGACGCACTGGTGGAGATTGAAGTTATTGCCCTGAAATAG
- a CDS encoding tryptophan-rich sensory protein — translation MSRNNPYKWLNAIGFIAVIIVNYLSNALPIGGRTNKEVSDMYPVLLTPSGYAFAIWGLIYLLLAGFVIYQFVPASWKRNSITRLGYWFLASCAFNVAWIFAFQNLQIGLALLIIVLLLLSLIVLYVKTRTITVPTTAEIWLVKLPFSIYLGWVSVATIINTAVLLYKIGWDGFGLSEPTWTIIMLIVGMVLAVLVSFRYRDSVYPLVFTWAYIAIALKQKDVTSVYYTAIIIAIVLAIYAIWLFFARNQDRD, via the coding sequence ATGTCACGTAACAATCCGTACAAGTGGTTAAACGCGATTGGTTTTATCGCTGTAATTATCGTGAACTATCTTTCCAACGCTCTGCCGATCGGGGGCAGAACCAACAAGGAAGTATCGGATATGTACCCTGTGCTACTCACACCTTCTGGCTATGCCTTTGCTATATGGGGTTTGATCTACTTGCTGCTTGCAGGCTTTGTGATCTATCAGTTCGTGCCTGCTTCGTGGAAAAGGAACTCCATCACTCGTCTCGGGTATTGGTTCCTGGCAAGCTGTGCCTTTAACGTAGCCTGGATTTTCGCTTTTCAAAACTTGCAGATCGGTCTCGCTTTACTGATTATTGTACTGCTTCTGTTGTCTCTGATCGTGTTGTATGTAAAAACACGTACCATTACTGTTCCGACCACTGCTGAGATCTGGCTTGTGAAGCTGCCATTCAGCATCTATCTGGGATGGGTTAGCGTGGCTACGATCATCAATACTGCTGTGCTGTTATATAAAATCGGCTGGGATGGTTTTGGTCTCAGCGAACCGACCTGGACGATCATTATGCTCATTGTGGGAATGGTGCTGGCTGTACTCGTTAGCTTCCGTTATCGGGATAGTGTATATCCACTGGTATTCACGTGGGCGTACATCGCCATCGCCCTTAAACAAAAGGATGTCACTTCCGTATATTATACGGCAATCATCATTGCGATCGTACTGGCAATCTACGCGATATGGCTGTTCTTCGCCCGTAATCAGGATCGCGATTGA